One part of the Halobacteria archaeon AArc-dxtr1 genome encodes these proteins:
- a CDS encoding SUF system NifU family Fe-S cluster assembly protein — protein MGLGSDMYRQQILDHYKNPRNYGELEDPTFTHVGENPMCGDEIRMDVVLGDDDETIEHVAFSGDGCAISQASASMLSGELQGKSIDELLEMDRDDVVDMLGVDISPMRIKCAVLAEKVAQDGAEIYRGELEKEKTSTEE, from the coding sequence ATGGGACTGGGCTCGGACATGTACCGACAGCAGATCCTCGACCACTACAAGAACCCCCGGAACTACGGGGAACTCGAGGATCCAACCTTCACCCACGTCGGCGAGAATCCGATGTGCGGGGACGAGATTCGCATGGACGTCGTACTCGGGGACGACGACGAGACCATAGAACATGTGGCGTTTTCCGGAGACGGCTGTGCGATCAGCCAGGCCAGCGCGAGCATGCTCTCCGGGGAGCTCCAGGGGAAAAGCATCGACGAGCTACTCGAGATGGACCGAGACGACGTCGTCGACATGCTCGGCGTGGACATCTCGCCGATGCGGATCAAGTGTGCGGTGCTCGCAGAGAAGGTCGCCCAGGACGGCGCGGAGATCTACCGGGGCGAACTCGAAAAGGAGAAAACCTCGACCGAAGAGTAA
- the radA gene encoding DNA repair and recombination protein RadA, with product MADVDLETLPGVGPATADKLLDAGYDSFQSLAVASPSELSNTADVGESTAGDIVRAARDAADIGGFETGSTVLERRNEIGKLSWHIDEVDDLLGGGIETQSITEVYGEFGAGKSQVTHQMAVNVQLPREVGGLHGSCIFVDSEDTFRPERIDDMVRGLPDEAIDAALDDREIEGSAGDEEAVDELVEDVLEKIHVAKAFNSNHQMLLAEKAKELASEHEDSDYPVRLVCVDSLTAHFRAEYVGRGNLADRQQKLNKHLHDIDKVGNLYNAAVIVTNQVASNPDSFFGDPTQPIGGNILGHKSTFRMYLRKSKGDKRIVKLVDAPNLADGEAIMRVQDGGLKPE from the coding sequence ATGGCAGACGTAGACCTCGAAACCCTTCCTGGCGTCGGACCGGCGACCGCGGACAAACTCCTCGATGCAGGCTACGACTCGTTCCAGAGTCTGGCCGTTGCCTCTCCCTCAGAGCTGTCGAACACGGCTGACGTCGGCGAGTCGACCGCGGGAGACATCGTCCGGGCCGCCCGGGACGCCGCCGACATCGGGGGCTTCGAGACTGGATCGACGGTGCTCGAACGACGCAACGAGATCGGCAAACTCTCCTGGCACATCGACGAGGTCGACGACCTGCTGGGTGGCGGCATCGAGACCCAGTCGATCACCGAAGTGTACGGCGAGTTCGGGGCCGGCAAATCGCAGGTCACTCACCAGATGGCGGTCAACGTCCAACTTCCACGGGAGGTCGGCGGTCTTCACGGCTCCTGTATCTTCGTCGACTCCGAGGACACGTTCCGTCCCGAGCGAATCGACGACATGGTTCGCGGACTCCCAGACGAGGCGATCGACGCTGCCCTCGACGACCGCGAGATCGAGGGATCGGCCGGCGACGAGGAGGCAGTCGACGAACTCGTCGAAGACGTTCTCGAGAAGATTCACGTCGCGAAGGCGTTCAACTCGAACCACCAGATGCTCCTCGCCGAGAAGGCAAAGGAACTCGCGAGCGAGCACGAAGATTCCGACTACCCCGTGCGACTGGTCTGTGTCGACTCCCTGACCGCACACTTCCGTGCGGAGTACGTCGGCCGTGGAAACCTCGCCGACCGCCAGCAGAAACTCAACAAGCATCTCCACGACATCGACAAGGTCGGCAACCTCTACAACGCCGCGGTCATCGTCACCAACCAGGTCGCCTCGAACCCCGACTCGTTCTTCGGCGATCCGACCCAGCCGATCGGCGGAAACATTTTGGGACACAAGTCCACGTTTCGAATGTACCTCCGCAAATCCAAGGGTGACAAGCGGATCGTCAAACTCGTCGACGCTCCGAACTTAGCCGACGGCGAGGCCATTATGCGCGTCCAGGATGGTGGACTGAAGCCGGAGTAA